In Hermetia illucens chromosome 1, iHerIll2.2.curated.20191125, whole genome shotgun sequence, one genomic interval encodes:
- the LOC119655678 gene encoding odorant receptor 59a-like translates to MSFIVGINTFLTLTIILDIVFCGGIKCVLKHMTYYLAFLSKVVQYLLMLLARKKLLQLDNLFQILDEHVVLPEDQAVAKKAIETSHRICKYFTIACIFCIYCKIVGFVFTLGQVTISPVWSPFEEYIVVEFLYDSMIPHLMLLQTVANDMYPPTCFLLLNAYLKILSQQLLRIGNEDREHPIHSNIPTLVECHVTILKIYKILDETVPKMFFVELLIASILLCISITSIISESMEPSDIMFTVVLTLSLLFQILPICVLAHQFQSFSEELTDAAYATNWPGQDRAFRRAILLIMQRAQNCNPIVVCGIVPINLPTFLSIVQYAYSFSAVYSMMN, encoded by the exons ATGAGCTTCATTGTGGGCATAAACACGTTTTTAACGTTAACGATAATATTGGATATCGTATTCTGTGGAGGCATTAAGTGTGTTCTTAAACATATGACATATTACCTCGCCTTCCTTAGCAAAGTTGTTCAATATTTGTTGATGCTCTTGGCTCGTAAGAAGCTGCTTCAATTGGACAACTTATTTCAAATCCTAGATGAACATGTGGTTTTACCGGAAGATCAAGCAGTGGCCAAGAAAGCAATTGAAACAAGCCATCGAATATGCAAATATTTCACGATTGCTTGCATATTTTGCATATATTGCAAAATAGTGGGTTTCGTTTTCACATTAGGTCAAGTAACGATATCGCCTGTATGGTCTCCATTTGAAGAATACATTGTGGTGGAATTCCTATACGATTCTATGATTCCACATTTGATGCTTCTCCAAACTGTTGCCAACGACATGTACCCACCTACGTGTTTTCTATTGTTGAACGCATATTTAAAAATTCTATCTCAACAATTATTGCGTATCGGTAATGAAGACAGAGAACATCCTATTCATTCAAATATTCCTACCCTTGTTGAATGTCACGTTACCATTCTCAA GATTTATAAAATTTTAGATGAAACTGTCCCGAAAATGTTCTTTGTGGAACTTTTGATTGCCAGTATTCTTCTCTGCATTTCAATTACATCTATAATCTCCGAAAGTATGGAACCCTCGGACATTATGTTTACTGTTGTATTAACCCTTTCGCTCTTGTTTCAAATTTTACCAATTTGCGTTCTTGCTCATCAGTTTCAATCATTTAGTGAGGAGCTTACAGATGCAGCGTATGCAACTAATTGGCCTGGTCAGGATCGTGCCTTCAGACGTGCGATACTCCTAATTATGCAGAGGGCACAAAACTGTAACCCGATTGTAGTGTGTGGAATAGTGCCGATAAACTTGCCCACTTTTCTCAGT
- the LOC119655685 gene encoding odorant receptor 33a-like, which translates to MENVGTYRGLKQIHLVWRILCLGPWTKFIKCYYVYMSFTLGLNIFLILAITLDVVFCGEVKCILNNMSYYLAVLCKVIQYLVTLLVRKKLFQVDNLFHILDENVVLPEDQIVAKQAIEKGQRIFKYFFTACLFSIYCKIVGFLFTSGRVPILPLWSPFEQYIVMKFLYDCIIAHMIVLETVSNDMYPPICFLLLNAHLKILSQQLLRFGYEEREHPTQSNIPTLVEHHITILKIYKILDETIPKMFFVELLIASILLCTSITSIVTNSLEPSDLIFTVGLTFILLFQILPICILAHQFQSLSDELADAAYASNWPDQDRAFRRAIL; encoded by the exons ATGGAAAATGTTGGCACTTATCGCGGTTTGAAGCAAATTCACTTGGTTTGGAGAATATTGTGTTTAGGTCCTTGGACCAAGTTCATTAAGTGTTATTATGTTTATATGAGTTTCACCCTGGGTCTGAATATATTCTTAATATTAGCGATAACATTGGATGTTGTATTCTGTGGAGAAGTCAAGTGCATTCTTAATAATAT gTCGTATTACCTCGCTGTCTTATGCAAAGTCATTCAATATTTGGTGACGCTTTTGGTTCGCAAGAAGTTGTTTCAAGTGGACAACTTATTTCATATTCTAGACGAAAATGTGGTTTTACCGGAAGATCAAATAGTCGCAAAgcaagcaattgaaaaaggccagcgaatattcaaatatttcttCACTGCCTGCTTATTTTCCATATATTGCAAAATAGTGGGTTTTCTTTTCACTTCAGGCCGAGTACCGATATTACCGTTATGGTCTCCATTTGAACAGTACATTGTTATGAAATTCCTGTATGATTGTATTATTGCACATATGATAGTACTTGAAACTGTTTCCAACGACATGTACCCGCCCATATGTTTTCTATTGTTGAACGCACATTTAAAAATTCTGTCTCAACAATTATTGCGCTTCGGTTATGAGGAAAGAGAACATCCTACTCAATCAAATATCCCTACCCTTGTTGAACATCACATCACCATTTTAAA GATTTATAAAATTTTAGATGAAACAATCCCGAAAATGTTTTTTGTGGAACTTCTGATTGCTAGTATTCTACTCTGCACTTCAATTACATCTATCGTCACTAATAGTCTGGAACCCTCGGACTTAATTTTCACTGTTGGATTAACTTTCATACTTCTGTTTCAAATTTTACCAATTTGCATTCTTGCTCATCAGTTCCAATCGTTGAGTGACGAACTTGCAGATGCAGCATATGCCAGTAATTGGCCTGATCAGGATCGTGCCTTCAGACGTGCGATTCTCTAA